The proteins below are encoded in one region of Lonchura striata isolate bLonStr1 chromosome 1, bLonStr1.mat, whole genome shotgun sequence:
- the HAS2 gene encoding hyaluronan synthase 2, translating to MYCERFICILRILGTTLFGVSLLLGITAAYIVGYQFIQTDNYYFSFGLYGAILASHLIIQSLFAYLEHRKMRRSLETPIKLNKTVALCIAAYQEDPDYLRKCLLSVKRLTYPGIKVVMVIDGNSEDDVYMMDIFTEIMGRDSCATYIWSNNFHDKGPGETEESHRESMQHVSQLVLSNKSVCIMQKWGGKREVMYTAFKALGRSVDYVQVCDSDTMLDPASSVEMVKVLEEDPMVGGVGGDVQILNKYDSWISFLSSVRYWMAFNIERACQSYFGCVQCISGPLGMYRNSLLHEFVEDWYNQEFMGSQCSFGDDRHLTNRVLSLGYATKYTARSKCLTETPIEYLRWLNQQTRWSKSYFREWLYNAMWFHKHHLWMTYEAVITGFFPFFLIATVIQLFYRGKIWNILLFLLTVQLVGLIKSSFASFLRGNIVMVFMSLYSVLYMSSLLPAKMFAIATINKAGWGTSGRKTIVVNFIGLIPVSIWFTILLGGVIFTIYKESKKPFSESKQTVLIIGTILYACYWVLLLTLYMVLINKCGRRKKEQQHYDMVLDV from the exons ATGTATTGTGAGAGGTTTATATGCATCCTGAGAATACTTGGAACTACACTCTTCGGGGTGTCCCTCCTGCTGGGAATCACCGCTGCTTACATCGTGGGCTACCAGTTCATCCAAACAGACAACTACTACTTCTCCTTTGGACTCTATGGTGCTATCCTGGCATCACATCTCATCATCCAAAGCCTGTTTGCCTACCTAGAGCACAGGAAAATGAGACGGTCGCTAGAGACTCCAATCAAACTGAACAAAACAGTTGCCCTTTGTATTGCTGCCTATCAAGAAGATCCTGACTACTTAAGAAAATGTTTACTTTCTGTAAAAAGATTGACCTACCCTGGAATTAAAGTTGTTATGGTCATTGATGGGAACTCAGAAGATGACGTTTACATGATGGACATTTTCACTGAAATCATGGGTAGGGACAGTTGTGCCACTTATATCTGGAGTAATAACTTCCATGACAAAGGTCCGGGTGAGACAGAGGAGTCCCACAGAGAGAGCATGCAACATGTATCTCAGCTGGTCCTGTCCAACAAAAGTGTTTGCATCATGCAGAAATGGGGTGGAAAAAGAGAAGTAATGTACACAGCATTCAAAGCACTGGGGAGAAGTGTGGATTATGTACAG GTCTGTGATTCAGATACAATGCTTGATCCAGCCTCATCAGTGGAGATGGTAAAAGTTTTAGAAGAAGATCCAATGGTTGGAGGAGTTGGAGGTGATGTCCAG attttgaacAAATATGATTCCTGGATCTCCTTTCTGAGCAGTGTGAGATACTGGATGGCATTTAACATCGAAAGAGCCTGTCAATCCTACTTTGGCTGTGTACAGTGCATCAGTGGACCTCTGGGAATGTACAGAAACTCTTTACTCCATGAATTTGTGGAAGATTGGTACAATCAAGAGTTTATGGGCTCCCAGTGCAGCTTCGGAGATGACAGGCATCTAACTAACAGAGTGCTAAGTCTGGGCTATGCAACAAAATACACAGCTAGATCCAAGTGCCTTACGGAAACACCGATAGAGTATCTCAGGTGGCTGAATCAGCAGACCCGCTGGAGTAAATCCTACTTTAGAGAGTGGCTTTATAATGCCATGTGGTTCCACAAGCACCATTTGTGGATGACCTACGAAGCGGTAATCACTggattctttcctttcttccttatTGCCACAGTCATTCAGCTCTTCTACAGGGGAAAAATCTGGAAcattctcctcttcctgttGACAGTTCAGTTAGTTGGCCTGATAAAGTCTTCCTTTGCCAGCTTCCTTAGAGGCAACATTGTCATGGTTTTCATGTCACTCTACTCAGTGTTGTACATGTCAAGTTTACTGCCAGCAAAGATGTTTGCAATTGCCACGATAAACAAAGCAGGGTGGGGCACGTCAGGAAGGAAAACCATTGTAGTTAATTTTATAGGACTCATTCCAGTCTCCATTTGGTTTACAATCCTCCTAGGTGGCGTAATTTTCACTATTTACAAGGAATCAAAAAAGCCATTTTCTGAGTCAAAACAGACAGTTCTCATCATTGGCACAATACTCTATGCATGTTACTGGGTTTTGCTTTTGACTTTGTACATGGTTCTAATCAACAAATGTGGCAGGCGGAAGAAAGAGCAACAACACTACGACATGGTGCTAGACGTATGA